Proteins from one Primulina huaijiensis isolate GDHJ02 chromosome 18, ASM1229523v2, whole genome shotgun sequence genomic window:
- the LOC140965041 gene encoding uncharacterized protein isoform X1, with the protein MKLNFLFCSVVVWQDTVMSLSGPILCHFLFGDLVESEIINVYMIIMQKQSLQHGFEIYCMDTMVQKEVLTKLEQHGKRSMKMQIHHFLMNDRWHWFLLVYKRDEGIFKLWNSMHDPFSVGKAKVYTKFLAASIRHLWGFDLVSEPVLREPCRQQGATLDCGIYACMWLECLARDTDEIWSYAQNVKMDTYRARLAATILSDENGLLKNKFE; encoded by the exons atgaaattgaaTTTTCTATTCTGTAGTGTTGTCGTTTGGCAAGATACGGTTATGAGTTTAAGTGGACCGATATTATGTCATTTTCTTTTTGGTGATCTTGTTGAGTCTGAGATAATTAATGTTTACATGATAATTATGCAAAAGCAAAGTTTGCAGCATGGATTTGAGATTTATTGCATGGACACAATGGTGCAG AAAGAAGTCCTTACGAAATTGGAACAACATGGGAAAAGATCGATG AAGATGCAGATACATCATTTCCTTATGAATGACAGGTGGCATTGGTTTTTGTTGGTTTACAAAAGAGATGAAGGGATATTTAAACTGTGGAACTCCATGCATGATCCATTCTCAGTTGGGAAAGCCAAAGTTTAT ACAAAGTTTTTGGCTGCTTCCATACGTCACTTATGGGGATTCGACCTTGTAAGTGAGCCAGTGTTAAGAGAACCTTGTCGTCAACAAGGTGCAACCCTCGATTGTGGCATctatgcatgcatgtggttggAGTGTCTAGCCCGTGACACAGATGAGATCTGGAGCTATGCACAGAATGTGAAGATGGACACTTATCGAGCACGTTTGGCAGCCACAATATTATCTGATGAAAATGGATTGTTGAAAAACAAGTTTGAGTAA